A stretch of Halichondria panicea chromosome 1, odHalPani1.1, whole genome shotgun sequence DNA encodes these proteins:
- the LOC135344365 gene encoding uncharacterized protein LOC135344365, with product MVADLQWFTLDLLGPIIFGATLIVHGAGDTLVLPTLPIGRECFCPGDVETYTCTVSGGVVTEWTGTSFDCPANGDIVTLTHSRFTSMRSCNNGAIEGVGTSVNTSVTPNCFTSQLSINISSTMNGQTVQCFRDGPLDTIGNHTLRVADPPPPPTSLVVTDVGLSTFTLTWEKPTSDCGTSFSYDVVSDCGGSCSVSSSMSGVCSDWTAAGQSCSVMVRAALCTGQPGSVSTPVMLSLTEPPPPLASDVSGQVVYSGDSLDSLTITFPTVTFVEVAPGLSPVVTYSVQTVGDPKVVSIGNCNATLCQYQTIFARDSLPSNDLNVTVTVSNGIGSGRSVTPFKLPASISSLVTVTVVIVDSNAIVSAYLPDPSSFQDLAVTSGVCNTSTWMSANGMARDTLTVTLTSIQPETNYCYSIHFNQGGLTFDVMGTFRSRCSVAELTSVIQTSEVCLMEGFAGGITIRNGSVCYTGKVPGANHTAQSFCNQGYQLISTSSPSRECQSDGTWSGTVLCEPTPSLSREAVIALTFVLTFLPTLVVGVSIGVLIVLAVNKYRRSEKVTLQTETEMRQPPVIYEEPDSIKIKPEPHTQGNVAYGHVQFS from the exons ATGGTGGCTGATCTTCAGTGGTTTACTCTAGATCTACTCGGACCTATCATTTTTGGAGCAACATTGATTGTGCATG GAGCCGGTGATACCTTAGTGCTCCCCACCCTCCCCATTGGAAGAGAGTGTTTCTGTCCTGGGGATGTGGAGACGTACACTTGTACTGTATCTGGTGGAGTTGTCACTGAATGGACAGGGACTAGCTTTGACTGTCCAGCAAATGGAGATATTGTTACATTGACCCACAGTCGCTTTACATCCATGAGATCCTGTAACAATGGAGCTATAGAAGGTGTTGGTACTTCAGTGAACACCAGTGTTACCCCAAACTGTTTTACATCTCAGTTGTCAATTAATATCAGCTCGACCATGAATGGTCAAACTGTTCAATGTTTCAGAGATGGTCCGCTTGATACGATTGGAAACCATACATTAAGAGTAGCAG atccgccccctccccccactagCCTGGTAGTAACTGACGTTGGTTTGTCCACATTCACTTTAACCTGGGAGAAGCCAACTAGCGACTGTGGAACCTCCTTCTCATATGATGTCGTCTCAGATTGTGGAGGCTCTTGTTCGGTCAGCTCCAGCATGTCAGGAGTGTGCTCTGATTGGACTGCCGCTGGACAAAGCTGCTCCGTTATGGTGAGGGCTGCCTTGTGTACTGGACAACCTGGAAGCGTCAGCACTCCCGTCATGCTAAGTTTAACAG AACCACCCCCCCCTCTTGCTAGTGATGTCAGTGGACAGGTAGTGTATTCTGGTGACAGCCTCGACTCTCTTACTATCACATTCCCAACAGTG ACTTTTGTCGAGGTTGCTCCTGGTTTGTCTCCTGTAGTTACTTACTCTGTACAAACCGTCGGTGATCCAAAAGTGGTTTCCATAGGCAACTGTAATGCCACCCTGTGTCAGTACCAGACTATCTTCGCACGTGATAGTCTTCCCAGCAATGACTTAAACGTGACTGTGACAGTTTCCAACGGAATAGGAAGTGGACGATCTGTGACACCCTTCAAAT TGCCAGCCAGTATTTCTTCGTTGGTGACTGTGACAGTTGTTATAGTGGACTCTAATGCTATTGTGTCCGCTTATCTCCCGGACCCTAGTAGTTTCCAAGATTTGGCTGTGACCTCAGGAGTTTGTAACACCAGCACTTGGATGTCAGCTAATGGCATGGCTAGAGATACTCTGACAGTTACACTAACGTCCATACAGCCTGAAACCAATTATTGTTATTCTATTCATTTCAACCAAGGAGGGCTAACATTTGATGTGATGGGAACGTTCCGCTCAA GGTGTAGTGTAGCTGAACTGACGAGTGTAATACAAACCTCAGAGGTGTGTCTAATGGAAGGTTTTGCTGGTGGTATCACGATCCGTAATGGAAGTGTGTGCTACACTGGGAAAGTCCCTGGAGCCAATCACACTGCACAATCTTTCTGCAACCAAGGTTACCAACTCATATCTACCTCATCTCCGTCCAGAGAGTGCCAGAGCGACGGTACATGGAGTGGAACTGTTCTGTGTGAACCTACACCAT CTTTGTCCCGAGAAGCTGTAATTGCTCTCACATTTGTCCTGACGTTCCTGCCGACCCTAGTTGTTGGAGTCTCTATTGGTGTCCTCATTGTGCTGGCAGTGAACAAGTACAGGAGGTCTGAGAAAGTAACTCTGcaaactgaaactgaaatgAGACAACCACCTGTCATATATGAAGAGCCGGACAGTATTAAGATTAAGCCAGAACCCCACACTCAGGGGAACGTTGCTTATGGACATGTGCAGTTCAGTTAG
- the LOC135352505 gene encoding uncharacterized protein LOC135352505: MVNVQSGFETTGVYPLDRSKIMPPEYLEESVLEEDVDGLPFLPLLTPSRKSYSRKETDVPRKETDASRNYTYPTAGRPLKEILTYPEPSFQQSSRERHLEKWIKQEKFRKKQNKYIRELKKNPPDNWSDTLCDTYTFSGGGFESSPLSTFQAHPVKSSGKSSTTTIKSTPFRTHAGVSVQTGRKKTAPDDQAPVVVVDPKSPVKSSRESATCTRNVKSTRSRTRAGVSVQTGRKKTAPDDQAPVVVIDPESPVKSSGESAARNVKSTPFSTRAGDSKAYKVHFQVSNESLLDDSETNPCIGLVILVSLFMPFNVMLGCQQIIFLLQICCSEENSLIKTDFKILCTCSKISSGDRQLMNLCK, from the exons ATGGTAAATGTTCAGTCCGGATTTGAAACAACAGGAGTGTATCCACTTGACAGGAGTAAAATCATGCCACCTGAGTATCTTGAGGAAAGCGTTTTGGAAGAAGATGTGGATGGGTTGCCATTTCTGCCATTGTTGACTCCGTCACGAAAGTCGTACTCCCGAAAAGAAACTGATGTTCCTAGAAAAGAAACTGATGCTTCCAGAAACTACACATATCCAACTGCTGGAAGACCCCTTAAAGAAATTTTAACTTACCCTGAGCCAAGCTTCCAACAATCAAGCCGAGAAAGACATCTAGA GAAGTGGATAAAACAAGAGAAATTCCGAAAAAAGCAAAATAAGTACATCAGAGAATTAAAGAAAA atcCTCCGGATAACTGGTCAGATACCCTATGTGATACGTATACATTCAGTGGCGGTGGTTTTGAGAGTTCTCCTCTTAGTACAT TCCAAGCTCACCCAGTGAAAAGCAGTGGAAAAAGTTCTACAACCACCATCAAATCTACACCGTTTAGGACACATGCTG GAGTGAGTGTTCAGACTGGGAGAAAGAAGACAG CTCCAGACGACCAAGCTCCTGTCGTTGTCGTTGACCCTAAGAGCCCAGTGAAAAGCAGCAGGGAaagtgctacatgtacaaggaaTGTCAAATCTACGCGCTCTAGAACACGTGCTG GAGTGAGTGTTCAGACTGGGAGAAAGAAGACAG CTCCAGACGACCAAGCTCCTGTTGTTGTCATTGATCCTGAGAGCCCAGTGAAAAGCAGCGGGGAAAGTGCTGCAAGGAATGTCAAATCTACGCCCTTTAGTACACGTGCTGGTGACTCAAAGGCATATAAG GTACACTTTCAAGTATCCAATGAATCATTGCTTGATGACTCAGAAACAAATCCGTGCATTGGGTTAGTGATCTTGGTCTCTCTCTTTATGCCCTTCAACGTAATGCTTGGCTGTCAGCAAATCATATTTCTGCTGCAAATATGCTGCTCAGAAGAGAATTCCCTCATCAAAACGGACTTCAAGATACTATGTACTTGCTCGAAAATCTCCAGTGGAGATCGTCAGCTCATGAATTTGTGCAAATAA